Proteins from one Sylvia atricapilla isolate bSylAtr1 chromosome 1, bSylAtr1.pri, whole genome shotgun sequence genomic window:
- the MAK gene encoding serine/threonine-protein kinase MAK isoform X1, which yields MNRYTIMKQLGDGTYGSVLMGKSNESGELVAIKRMKRKFYSWDECMNLREVKSLKKLNHANVIKLKEVIRENDHLYFVFEYMKENLYQLMKDRNKFFPESVIRNMMYQILQGLAFIHKHGYFHRDMKPENLLCSGPELVKIADFGLARELRSQPPYTDYVSTRWYRAPEVLLRSSVYSSPIDIWAVGSIMAELYTLRPLFPGTSEVDEIFKICQVLGTPKKSDWTEGYHLASAMNFRFPQCVPISLKTLIPNASNEAIQLMSDMLNWNPKKRPTASQALKYPYFQVGQILGPPPQYLEKQAPVKPIQPTEPKPSLPKLEAKPEPLSSPDLPDKTQPQPLPKVNHQPLQQIQLPQNTANQQVPKQQQPQAQPLFPIINKSSPPKQAASGPLNGVLGPKTCRRRWGQTLVKAVDSWDDLDDPEFGMSCSKKPSIALLKEKKNKDFLFSVPEPKASFCIQPGGENKILMRNDSERSNTSAKDYYLNQSRYLPGVNPKSVSLAAVNKEGSHGTWNNQLFAKSLANAGGGLTYSRNTTDENLIIPIEKLSCKERLNEKLEDSKGNPGFLNSGAYNPSGLYTSSFHKKEVGSAGQRIQLAPLGAPPSDCSWKTKAARPPLPGPAFSAAAKNMTILTRPPTIQRVHGRTDWVAKYGGNR from the exons atgaatcGTTACACAATTATGAAACAATTGGGTGATGGCACCTATGGCAGCGTGTTGATGGGGAAGAGCAACGAGTCGGGAGAACTTGTGGCTATCAAAAG aatgaaaagaaagttCTATTCATGGGATGAATGTATGAATTTGAGAGAAGTCAAG TCTCTGAAGAAGCTAAACCATGCCAATGTAATAAAATTGAAGGAAGTCATTCGAGAAAATGACCACCTTTACTTTGTATTTGAATACATGAAGGAAAATCTCTATCAGCTAATGAAGGATAG AAACAAGTTTTTCCCTGAGTCAGTCATCAGAAACATGATGTATCAGATATTGCAAGGGCTGGCTTTCATCCACAAACATG GATATTTTCATAGGGATATGAAGCCTGAAAATCTTCTCTGTAGTGGACCAGAACTTGTGAAAATTGCAGATTTTGGGTTGGCTAGAGAACTAAGATCTCAGCCACCTTACACAGATTATGTTTCTACCAGGTG GTACCGTGCTCCTGAGGTTTTGCTGAGATCTTCTGTCTATAGCTCACCTATTGATATATGGGCAGTTGGCAGCATAATGGCTGAGTTATACACACTCAGACCTCTTTTCCCAGGCACAAGTGAAGTAGATGAAATCTTCAAAATTTGCCAAGTTCTAGGGACTCCAAAGAAG AGTGACTGGACAGAAGGATACCACCTTGCTTCTGCCATGAATTTCCGTTTCCCACAATGTGTCCCTATAAGCCTAAAAACTCTCATCCCAAATGCAAGCAATGAAGCAATACAGCTTATGAGTGATATGCTGAACTGGAATCCAAAGAAGAGACCTACAGCAAGTCAG GCTTTGAAGTACCCTTACTTTCAAGTTGGCCAAATTTTAGGACCTCCTCCACAGTATCTGGAGAAGCAGGCTCCTGTTAAACCGATTCAGCCAACAGAGCCAAAGCCATCTTTACCAAAACTGGAAGCTAAGCCAGAACCTCTGTCTTCACCTGATTTACCTGAtaaaacacagccacagcccttGCCAAAGGTTAACCACCAGCCTCTCCAGCAAATTCAGTTGCCTCAGAATACAGCTAACCAGCAAGtaccaaagcagcagcagccacaggcacaACCACTTTTTCCAATTATCAATAAAAGCTCACCACCC aaacaagCAGCTAGTGGCCCTCTGAATGGTGTACTGGGTCCCAAAACCTGCAGAAGACGGTGGGGTCAGACTTTGGTAAAGGCTGTGGATAGCTGGGATGACTTGGATGACCCCGAGTTTGGAATGTCATGTTCAAAGAAGCCTAGCATTGCactgttaaaagaaaagaaaaacaaggattttctttttag tgtgcCAGAACCAAAAGCTTCATTCTGTATCCAGCCAGGAGGGGAAAACAAGATTCTGATGAGAAATGATTCTGAAAGATCAAATACATCAGCAAAAGATTACTATCTAAACCAATCAAGATATCTGCCTG GTGTAAACCCAAAGAGTGTCTCTTTAGCAGCAGTCAATAAAGAAGGATCACACGGAACCTGGAACAACCAGTTGTTTGCTAAATCACTGGCAAATGCTGGGGGAGGACTGACTTACAGCAGAAATACTACAG ATGAGAACTTAATTATACCTATTGAAAAGCTATCATGCAAAGAAAGGTTGAATGAAAAATTAGAAGATTCAAAAG GAAATCCTGGCTTTTTAAATAGTGGTGCTTACAACCCATCAGGACTATACACCTCTTCCTTCCATAAAAAAGAAGTTGGATCAGCTGGACAGCGGATACAGCTAGCACCTCTTGGTGCACCTCCATCAG ATTGTTCCTGGAAAACCAAAGCTGCTCGTCCTCCGTTACCAGGTCCAGCTTTCAGTGCAGCAGCAAAAAACATGACTATCTTAACTCGGCCCCCAACGATTCAGCGAGTACATGGGAGAACAGACTGGGTGGCCAAATATGGAGGGAACAGATAG
- the MAK gene encoding serine/threonine-protein kinase MAK isoform X2 has protein sequence MNRYTIMKQLGDGTYGSVLMGKSNESGELVAIKRMKRKFYSWDECMNLREVKSLKKLNHANVIKLKEVIRENDHLYFVFEYMKENLYQLMKDRNKFFPESVIRNMMYQILQGLAFIHKHGYFHRDMKPENLLCSGPELVKIADFGLARELRSQPPYTDYVSTRWYRAPEVLLRSSVYSSPIDIWAVGSIMAELYTLRPLFPGTSEVDEIFKICQVLGTPKKSDWTEGYHLASAMNFRFPQCVPISLKTLIPNASNEAIQLMSDMLNWNPKKRPTASQALKYPYFQVGQILGPPPQYLEKQAPVKPIQPTEPKPSLPKLEAKPEPLSSPDLPDKTQPQPLPKVNHQPLQQIQLPQNTANQQVPKQQQPQAQPLFPIINKSSPPKQAASGPLNGVLGPKTCRRRWGQTLVKAVDSWDDLDDPEFGMSCSKKPSIALLKEKKNKDFLFSVPEPKASFCIQPGGENKILMRNDSERSNTSAKDYYLNQSRYLPGVNPKSVSLAAVNKEGSHGTWNNQLFAKSLANAGGGLTYSRNTTGNPGFLNSGAYNPSGLYTSSFHKKEVGSAGQRIQLAPLGAPPSDCSWKTKAARPPLPGPAFSAAAKNMTILTRPPTIQRVHGRTDWVAKYGGNR, from the exons atgaatcGTTACACAATTATGAAACAATTGGGTGATGGCACCTATGGCAGCGTGTTGATGGGGAAGAGCAACGAGTCGGGAGAACTTGTGGCTATCAAAAG aatgaaaagaaagttCTATTCATGGGATGAATGTATGAATTTGAGAGAAGTCAAG TCTCTGAAGAAGCTAAACCATGCCAATGTAATAAAATTGAAGGAAGTCATTCGAGAAAATGACCACCTTTACTTTGTATTTGAATACATGAAGGAAAATCTCTATCAGCTAATGAAGGATAG AAACAAGTTTTTCCCTGAGTCAGTCATCAGAAACATGATGTATCAGATATTGCAAGGGCTGGCTTTCATCCACAAACATG GATATTTTCATAGGGATATGAAGCCTGAAAATCTTCTCTGTAGTGGACCAGAACTTGTGAAAATTGCAGATTTTGGGTTGGCTAGAGAACTAAGATCTCAGCCACCTTACACAGATTATGTTTCTACCAGGTG GTACCGTGCTCCTGAGGTTTTGCTGAGATCTTCTGTCTATAGCTCACCTATTGATATATGGGCAGTTGGCAGCATAATGGCTGAGTTATACACACTCAGACCTCTTTTCCCAGGCACAAGTGAAGTAGATGAAATCTTCAAAATTTGCCAAGTTCTAGGGACTCCAAAGAAG AGTGACTGGACAGAAGGATACCACCTTGCTTCTGCCATGAATTTCCGTTTCCCACAATGTGTCCCTATAAGCCTAAAAACTCTCATCCCAAATGCAAGCAATGAAGCAATACAGCTTATGAGTGATATGCTGAACTGGAATCCAAAGAAGAGACCTACAGCAAGTCAG GCTTTGAAGTACCCTTACTTTCAAGTTGGCCAAATTTTAGGACCTCCTCCACAGTATCTGGAGAAGCAGGCTCCTGTTAAACCGATTCAGCCAACAGAGCCAAAGCCATCTTTACCAAAACTGGAAGCTAAGCCAGAACCTCTGTCTTCACCTGATTTACCTGAtaaaacacagccacagcccttGCCAAAGGTTAACCACCAGCCTCTCCAGCAAATTCAGTTGCCTCAGAATACAGCTAACCAGCAAGtaccaaagcagcagcagccacaggcacaACCACTTTTTCCAATTATCAATAAAAGCTCACCACCC aaacaagCAGCTAGTGGCCCTCTGAATGGTGTACTGGGTCCCAAAACCTGCAGAAGACGGTGGGGTCAGACTTTGGTAAAGGCTGTGGATAGCTGGGATGACTTGGATGACCCCGAGTTTGGAATGTCATGTTCAAAGAAGCCTAGCATTGCactgttaaaagaaaagaaaaacaaggattttctttttag tgtgcCAGAACCAAAAGCTTCATTCTGTATCCAGCCAGGAGGGGAAAACAAGATTCTGATGAGAAATGATTCTGAAAGATCAAATACATCAGCAAAAGATTACTATCTAAACCAATCAAGATATCTGCCTG GTGTAAACCCAAAGAGTGTCTCTTTAGCAGCAGTCAATAAAGAAGGATCACACGGAACCTGGAACAACCAGTTGTTTGCTAAATCACTGGCAAATGCTGGGGGAGGACTGACTTACAGCAGAAATACTACAG GAAATCCTGGCTTTTTAAATAGTGGTGCTTACAACCCATCAGGACTATACACCTCTTCCTTCCATAAAAAAGAAGTTGGATCAGCTGGACAGCGGATACAGCTAGCACCTCTTGGTGCACCTCCATCAG ATTGTTCCTGGAAAACCAAAGCTGCTCGTCCTCCGTTACCAGGTCCAGCTTTCAGTGCAGCAGCAAAAAACATGACTATCTTAACTCGGCCCCCAACGATTCAGCGAGTACATGGGAGAACAGACTGGGTGGCCAAATATGGAGGGAACAGATAG